The DNA sequence AATTAAAAAGATAGAGGGATACGGCCGTATTAGAGATGTGTTTTCGGACGGTGAATCACTTTACTTCATTACAAATAATACCGACGGACGTGGAAATCCTTCAGCCGAGGACGATGTTTTATACCGGTTGGTGGGAACTAGCTAGATGCATCGAAACTTTCCAACTGTAGATCCCAATTCTACTTTTCCTTGTCACCTTTCCTGACTCTCAGAATGATTTCATATGGATCCAATCATATAAGATCTTACAAAAAAACCACCCAGTAATAGGCGGTAGCCGAACGTCTTCCGATTTATTTTTCTTCCCATTCTTTAATACGTTTTTTCACTTCAGATTCCACATCTTCAAGATCCATATTATGATCTTCCTGATGGGGCTGCATTTGAAACCAGTTCACTTCATCGTCTTTAAAATGTCCTTGGTATTCCTTCCCATCCAACGTTAACTCAAAATGCAACGTTTCATATTGCGTATCTCCAAGTATTTCTTTCCGCACACTAAAACTCTCGATCATCTCTTCACCTCCATTTAATCGCTTTGAATAGTCAGACTGTCTTAACATGCACACTTTTGGATGATTTCTTACTTGAATATAAAAATTTAATTCAAGCAGCAGAATTTGACGACATAGAATCCTGCTGTGGAATAACGACAGCGCTAAACATCCTACAATGTTTACTAAATTCGCTGTCAGGTATATAGTTATATAATTAACCAATTGGGGGTTTTATAATGAGTAATAGTTTTTCCGACAAATTCAAAGGTGCTGTAAACAAAGTAAAAGGTGAAGTGAAAGACAAAATCGACAATGCAATGGATAACGATAAGGTCGACAAGTTTAAAGGTCAAGCACAGGATAAATTTGGTGAAGTGAAAGACAAAATCGGCAATGCGATGGACAACGATAAGGTCGACAAGTTCAAGGGTCAAGCACAAAATAAGTTTGGTGAAGTGAAAGACAAAATCGGCAATGCGATGGACAACGATAAGGTCGACAAGTTTAAAGGTCAAGCACAGAATAAGTTTGGCGAACTAAAAGACAAATTCACAAATAAAAAGTGACTTTACAAGAACAGCTCCGCACTATAAACTTCAAATGAACTCCGAAAATAAATCCTCTAGCGAAGAAAACTGGTTCTAAAAAAACGCACGTCGCCTGATGCCTAGATACTGTTCCGTATCGAACAACACATACTTTCTTATCCTCTAAAAAAGAAGTACTCTCTTCAGGTTCAGTAAATATAGGGGCTTCCTTTCAAATCGACTTTTACCGACAAATTACATCTTTTAACTATTGAAGCAATAAGAAGGACATATGCGCCTAGGTCAGAAGCGCCAAGTATAAGAGGGAAAAGGAAGGCAACAAGGAGGGATGCAGTTCAATCCCTTCTTGTTGCCTTCCCTGCATCCCGCGGGCATGACGTGGCGTTCTTTGCCTGCAATAGATGCAGTTAATCCTTCCTCCGCGGTGGAGCTCGACCCTATTTTATGTTGCGAAAATTATTCTTTCTTACATTTTGAAAAAGCCACTTTTTAAAGGTAAACAGCTTTTTGTATTTACCGTAAAATTCCGTCAATAACACAAAACGTACTGACAGACTTTTTGTTGCCCACTTAACTTCCTCCGCAAAAAACAGTCTTTTTTCGTATATATTTATGTATTATGGCAAGTATATGTACTAGTACGGAAAAGGAGTGGTTCATTAATGGATATAAAAGACAACATCGCAAAAGAACTATCAAAGATCGATGCCGAAAAAACCGACCAAATACTAGAAAACTTCAACCGTTTCAAACAATTCCTTTCAGAAAAAATATCCAAAGGTGAAAACCTTGGTCTAAATGATGAACAGCTTGCAAAAACGACAGAGTATGTCGCAAACTATTTAGCAAAACACGAAGAACCACGGAATAGTGAAGAAAATCTTCTACAAGAACTTTGGAAAGCCGGATCAAAAGAAGAACAGCATACACTGGCTCATATGCTATTGAAAATGGTTCGACAAACCTAAAGCCGAAAGGAAGATGGTTTAGATGACTAAAAAGAAGCCACTCAAGGATAATCCAGGAGAGCTTCGGATAGAAAAAGAAATCCGTGACGATATGAAGTTTGTCGATTTCATTCCGCTCGAAGAATTAAAACTGAAAATATCAAAAGAGAAACAGCATCCTCTTACAGAAAATGTTGTATCGAGCGAAGAAAATTTACCAAAGCCCTAAAAAAGCTGTGCTCAATTCACTTATTTGTGAATCGAGCACAGCTTTTTATTATTGTTTCAATAGGTCCAGTGGTGTACTAATTCCTAGCAGTGTCTCTTCCAGACTTCCCTTTCCGACTTTTTAAAGTAGTATTCAACTTGTAGACGGAAAGTTCCCTTTTTATAAATCAACACGTATTTCATTGTTTATATGGAAATAAATGTCGATGAACGTCGCATTTCCCGGGAAATCATTTCATCTGTCATATCCTCTGCAAGTCAAATGACCTTTTTGCGAATTAGACCACTAATGGTTATTTACACTGTCGTTTTGGCCGCGTTTCGTTTCGACATGAATATGCCAAAAACTATCAGTATGACGATGAGTAACATTGTAAGTCCGGAACTCATCCAAAAATGCGACATATCGACTTCTGACTGAAACCAATAGGATGCATACATCGACAATTTCCACGGCGACACAGTCCAATACGTACCGATAAGCGCATCCACAATCTGCAAGACGAGTGCAATTAAAATTGCAAGTCCCGCTGCCCCGCCTGTCGGAAGCCATGCACTTAATGCCAAAACAACCGTGACGACAAAGACAAGCCATAAACTATACGTTGCAACAAATGCGAATAATTCCCTTGCATCTACATGGTTAAAGAGGATTTCAATATAATACCAAGCAGCCATAAAACCAAACCATACGCTTCCAAGTACAATTCCATTAACGACAATCCATTTACTCATAAAGTAATTTCGGAATGACATCGGGCGGACATAGAGCAATGTGGCAGTTCCATTTTTCCGCTCTCCTGAAATTGTCCCCATGAAAGCCAGAATAATAATGAGAATTCCGATCAATTGATATTGTCCCAGTAATGACTGAAAGATATCTTCTCCCTTGAATTCTGGCCATTGGAATTCAGCTTCTGCCGGCATATTACCAACACTTTTCATGATTTCCGGTAGAAAGTGATTCGTTACGGGCTCCAATATACCCAAAATAATAAACACGAGCGGAATCCATAATATTTTGAAATTCCTTGTATGCTCACGCCATTCTTTCTGCAATAGTGTGCTAAATCCATTCATTAGACCACCGCAACTTTCATGAAGATTTCTTCAAGGCTCGCCGTCTGCCATTCAACTTTTCGCACTAAAAAATCGCCTGCGCTTAACACAGATAGGACCGATGACATTTCAACCTCTTCCGACCGAACGTCAATCGAAACGGTCAACTCTTTTGATGTCACTTGCCATTTAGTCACTTCCATAAATCGCAGCAACTCTTGCATCCCTTCGAATTCGATGACTATTCGAGGTTCCGCATAGCGTGCTCGTACGTCATCAAGTGAACCATGTTCAACAAGTTTCCCCAGCCGTAAAAACAGCAACTGATCTGTCATTTCTTCCGCATCGTTTAAAATATGAGTTGAATATAAAATCGTCGTTTTTTGTTGTAACTCTTTCAACAAATCCATCACTTGTCGACGTCCAACTGGATCGAGTGCAGATACCGGCTCATCTAGTAGCAATAGTTTTGGTTTATGAACAATTGCCTGCGCAAGCCCTAAACGTTGTTTCATACCTCCAGAAAAGGTACCTATTTTTTTGTTCACGGCTTCCCCTAGACCTACAAATTCCATTGTTTTTTTTGCTTCCATTGTTGCTTGTCTAGTTTCCACCCCACTTAGCCGTGCAGCCATTTCAATAAATTCTAGCGCAGATAACCAAGGAAAGAACTTCGGATATTGTGGAAGAAACCCGATAATTGACCGGATATCTTGTTTTGCACTTCCTTGAAACTGAATAGATCCACCTGTTGGTGAAACTAACCCTGCAAGCATAGACAATGTAGTAGTTTTTCCAGCCCCATTCGGCCCTATTAAAGCCGTCGCCGTATGTTCTTCAAGTTCGAACGAAACAGCATCTACTACATTGGTGGTACTATATTTCTTCGTCAAATTATTTACTTGGAGCAAAGCTGTCATACTTGCCGCCTCCCAAAGATGAAGTACAGAATTGGTCCAATCAAATTGCCAAGGATGATAATAAAAATCCACATGATAAATGGACCGTTCGTCCGTCGATGACGAATGACGTCCACGAGTGCAACAATCATCAAGATGAATTGTAATACAATTAACGGCATAATGAGATTCCAAGGAATATCCGCGAGCTCAGACATAAACTTCACAACCTTTCTAATTGTTAAAGGTAAATTCAGTATATCAACACTGTTCTATATTGTATATAACAATCATCTGAGATATGACAACATTACTAAAATATTTATGGAGCATGAGGGTTTATCATCGCTATACCTAACTCCTTAAATGAAAAACTGCAAACATGAGGGCATCGGTATTTCTCAATAAAATAATTACCAGTATACAGAAAAAGACTACCCAAATATTAGGTAGTCTTCAATCAAATCTCTATTTTATTTGTTCTTCTTCCCACTCTTGAATACGTTTTCTTACTTCAACTTCCAATTCTTTAAGCTTCCTTTCATCAATTTCTTGATCAGGGTGCATTTGAAACCAGCTTACTTCCCCTTCTTTATATAGACCTTGATATTCCTTATCGTCAAATGTCAACTCAAAGTGTAACGTTTCATTTGGTGTATCCTCAAATAATTCTTTCCTTACATTAAAGTTTTCTATCATCTCTTCATCTCCTCCAATTTTTCTACTTTAAAGTTTCTTTTATTATCCCCATCCTAAGTAGTTCAGGTTTGATTTCCTTAATGATAGGGAGTATTTCACGCCACTGTATTTGGCAATGATGATTGTTTCGCAACAGCTTTCCTGTTGGCCGGAGATAAAACACGTTCGAGCCACCCCATAAAGAGATCCGCGATGACCGCCATTAATGCGGTTGGAATTGCTCCAGCCAATATAATAGATGCTCCATCTGTCACATTCGTTCCGCGAATAATAATGGAGCCGAGTCCCCCACCACCTATGAAAGCTCCAATTGTCGCCACACCGATTGCGATAACAAGAGCTGTCCGCAAACCTGCCATGATAACTGATAACGAAAGTGGAAGTTCAACCATAAACAACATTTGCGTCCGCGTCATCCCCATTGCACGACCAGCTTCTAAAATAGGTTTTTCAACGCTTTTTATACCTGTGTACGTATTTTTTATAATAGGTAGCAACGAGTATAAAAATAAACTCATTACGACCGTGTTAGGTCCAAGACCCATCGCCAGCATCAGAACAGCAAGCATTGCTAGTGCCGGAATTGTTTGAATAATATTCGTTACCGATAACACCCATCCACTCAATTTACCGTATCGTGCAATAAGTATACCAACTGGAATCCCAACAAGCGCTGCGAACAAGACCCCGTATGCAGACATAAGGAAATGTCTAACAAACTGATCCCACACGTATGTGCCATTCATTGTGTAATACGACCAAAGTTCTTGTAACGTTTCCATTTATTCACCCCCCGTGATTCAGTTGAAGTAATTGTTTTCATCCAAAAATTCTTGTGCTACGATTGCAGGTTCTTTTTTATTAACATCCGCCTCGTAATTTAAACGTGTCATAGTTGCTCCATCGATTTTACCTGCGAGTTTTTTCAGGATTACATCAATTTCCGGGTGCTTTTCGATAACATCCTTTCGTGTCACAGGTGAACTTTCATAAGGTGGAAAAAACTGCTTGTCGTCTTTAAGCGTTTTTAAGTTAAATGCTTTCAAACGTCCGTCCGTGCTATAGGCTAAAACGACATCCATCTTACCACTATTCACTGCTTGGTAGACGAGCCCGAGAGACATAGGCAATGCTTCTCCGAATTCAAATCCATATGTATCGACGAACCCTTCATAACCATCCCCCGCTCTGTTCAACCATGAGTTGTCTACACCGAGCGTTAAATCACTAGCTATTTTTTCTATATCCGAGACAGTTTCAAGTCCTTCCTTTTCAGCAAGGGCAGCTGTTACTGTAAGCGCATATGTATTTTGGAAGCCGTATGAATCATACCAAACCTGGTCAAATCGTTTATCAAACTCTTCCTGGACCAGCGCCATTGCTTCTTCCGGATCTGCCAGTGGTTCCTCTTTCAAAATACTCGATATATCCGTACCCGTGTAGCGTGCAGCCGTAATATCTACTTGTCCGCTCGTCAATGCCTGATGTTGAATAATTGATGTCCCTAAATTTTCCACCATTTCAACATTCAAATCGGTTTCTTTTTCAATCATTAGCCGAATCATGTGACCCAGTGTCGATGTTTCCGTACTGGTAAGTGTTGCAATGCGAATTGTATCATCGCCTCCTCCAAGGCCTGGAAGTGAACAACCCCCGATTAGCAGGCTAGCAGCCAGGATTGGAAGTACCATTATTTTTTTATTTTTTCCGAACACTTTTTCCCCTCCTTAAGAAACCACTTTCCTACTTTCTTTAATTCCTTTTGGCGTAGCGAAAGATTCAAAACGACCGAGCAGGATATCAACTAGCAGTGCAAGCAACGTAACTGGTAGTGCACCAGCTATAATCAAGTCTGTCCGAAACAGATTCAGACCATCAAAGATAAAGTCACCAAGACCGCCTCCACCAATGAAAGAAGCAAGTGTTGCCCATCCAATAAGGTAAACTGCAGATAGTCTTATGCCAGCCATAATAACAGGAACTGCAAGCGGAAGTTCAACGTTCATGGTGCGTTCAAGCGCCGTCATTCCCATTCCCCTACCCGCCTCCACGAGGTCCTGATTGACCTCTTTCACGCCAATAAATGTATTTCTAAGGATTGGCAACATCGAATAAAGGAACAATGCAACAATTGCGGGTGTTTTTCCAATTCCCAAAAGCGGTATGAAGAATGCCAGAATCGCAAGACTAGGAAATGTTTGGATAACTCCGACCACGCCCAATACAAAACCAGCTATCTTCGGAACTTTTGTAAGCATTATTCCAAGTGGTACTGCAACGAGAATTCCAAGTAAAAGTGCTATAAAAGATATGTATAGATGTTCCCAAGTCTTCGTTGCAATCTGACTCCCATACTCTGAGAAAAATTCAATCAGTCCGTTCATTTAAAAACCTCCTTTACACTTGACCTAGTGTTTGCTCTTCGCCTTCTCCCCAAATGGAATCATAGACGATGTCCACAAGGTTAGTCCTTGTTATCAAGCCGACCAAACGGCGATCTTCGTCGACAACGGCTACGTATTTCAATCCCCGTATAAGAATATTACGCGTTGCTTCACGAAGAAGCGTATCTTCATGGACAACGGTCAATTCCGTAGACATGACTTCCTGGACCTGCGTTTCCATATTGCGGCCCCTGTCTATCATCTCGACATTGAGCAGACCTTTCAGTACATTATTTTCGTCAACGACAAGAAGTGAATCCACACGTCGCTCTCGCATAAGCTGAACTGCTTTAGACAGTGTTCCTTCCATTTGGAAAGAGATAGGGTTGGGATTCATGATTTGTCCCACCGTCTGGATATGTTGTTGAGCTTGTAATAGACGGTCTTTACCAATGAAATCCTCTACGAACTCATTGGCTGGATTTCTCAAAATTTCATCTGGAGTTCCCATTTGCACAATTTTCCCGTCCTTCATAATCACGATGCGATCTGCGAGCTTAATGGCCTCATCCATATCGTGGGTAACAAAGATAATTGTTTTCCCTAGTGTCCTTTGAAGATGTTTGAACTCCGCCTGTAACGAGTCACGGGTAATTGGATCGAGCGCACCAAAAGGCTCGTCCATAAGAATAAGGGGAGGATCAGCAGCTAATGCACGAAGTACACCGATACGTTGTTGTTGCCCACCACTTAGTTCATGTGGGTAGCGATCAAGGAATTCTTTCGGCATATTGACAAGTTCGATTAACTCATCCGCCTTGTTGTTTCGCTCCTCAACCGACTTCTTCATAAGGCGCGGTACGAGCGCAATATTTTCTCGAATGGTCATATGTGGGAATAGACCAATTTGCTGAATAACATAACCAATTGAACGCCGCAATTGCACGATGTTCTTTTCCATTATATTTTCCCCATTGATCAATATCTTTCCCTCTGTTGGCTTAACTAACCGATTGATCATTTTCATAGTTGTCGTTTTTCCGCAACCACTCGGACCGATAAAGACGATAAATTCACCTGCATTGATATGTAAATCTAAGTTATCTACAGCTTTTTTACCACCAGCATAAATCTTTGACACATTTTTAAATTCAAGCACTCATTTCGCCCCCTAATAAATGTTCCACAACCTACTTTTATGTATTCAGAACGAATACCCTTTTAATTCATTACCCTTTTTAATTGATTTTCAAACATTACTAGTGATAGTTTGTTTATAATACTCAATTAGCAAGACAATTATATGCATTATGAAAGTTGTGAAATCCACTCTGTTCTCGCCATGTATATGCAATGGGTACAGTAAGTACTTCAATGATTGAAACAACAAAAAAGCAATCAAATATGCCGTCTTTACGACATACTCAATTGCCTTTTTACAGGTATAAACCTTTTCATAAAATAGATTAAGCCTTTCATCCTCACTCTGGATCCATTTAGCACTTCTCTTTATCCACCAAAATTAAGCAACTACTAATTTGATCAAACTGTAGAGCTCCTTACAGGGTTGTAATTGGGTTACTGTTGTTCATCCGTCGCGCTCTAAATTCACAGGTACACGAAATGCTTAAGCTTTTAGGGACGAAGGAATAGATGGCTTACTATTATAGAAGAAACGCATTGTTTGACGTGCTAAAGTGCTTCAATTATATCATCAGGCAATTTCAAACTTAATAGAAAAGGAGCTATTCTTTCATTCTGCAAAGCAATTCGAAACAGGATTACCAAGGAGGAATGAACTGCAATTCCTCCCCAATGGTGTTGTTGGAAGTGACGGAGTCATATTCAACAACATTTAAACCCGAGTAAAGATGTAGTAAGCGTTTCGTGTAATAAAATGATATATCAACAGACCTGTGAATCTAGTTAAGTTCTAGGTGCCTCCATCATGTTTAACGATTCTTTAACCGGGTATATATTCTTTAACATAAATAAAATGGAGGTTTTACAATGACTAACAATGGTTTCTCAGACAAAGTAAAAGGGACAGTGAATAAAGTTAAAGGCGAGACAAAGGATCAAATAGGTAACGCTACAGATAACAGCTCCCTGCAAGCTGAAGGCAAGTTCGATAAATTGAAGGGTAAAGCACAAAATAAAGTCGGAGAACTAAAAGATAAGCACTCCGATAAAGATAAATATTAATCTAAAAAAACAGCTGTTTCCATTGGAAGCAGCTGTTTTTCTATCACTATAAGTACATTTACCTGAAGGCTAGTAAGGACCCATCACTAACTATGACTAGTTCCTAGATTTCCCGACCGATGTAGTCAGCTAGTTATAAAATCTGTAAATTAGTCATTAATGGCCAAGATAAGCCTTTTTAATCGTATCATCTTGCAGTAACTCTTTCGCGTTGCCGCTCGCGACCACTTTACCTGTCTCAAGAACATAGCCATAGTCTGCAACTTTTAAAGCCTGCCGCGCGTTTTGTTCAACAAGTAAAACAGTCGTTCCCGCTTCATTGATCTCTTTAATAATTTTAAAGATATCCGCAACAATTAACGGAGCCAGTCCCATCGATGGCTCGTCCAGTAGAAGTAGTTTTGGTTTAGACATAATTACTCGCGCAATCGCCAACATTTGTTGTTGTCCGCCAGAAAGCGTACCACCTAGCTGAGATTGTCTTTCCCTTAGTATCGGGAACCGATCCATCGCCTTTTCAAGATCAGTATTTACTTCATCATCATTTCGATGATAGGCTCCCATTTCCAAGTTTTCTAAAACAGTCATGGAAGCTAAAATACCTCGTCCTTCTGGAACTAATGCTAACCCTTTTCTTAAAAGCTGATCAGGTCGTAGTCCAGTTACATCCTTACCCAGATAATGAATGCTACCTTCTTTTGGTTTCAACAACCCTGCGATCGTATTCATCATCGTTGTTTTCCCAGCACCATTTGCACCAAGGATAGTTACAATCGTTCCCTCTTTAACTGTTACGTCAACACTTCTCAATGCCTGGATCTTATCATAAAAGGTACTGACATTCTGTAGTTTAAGCAAGCTCATCTTCCTCCTCAACCCCGAGGTAGGCTTCAATTACTTCTTTATTGTTTTGAATACTGCTCGGTGTGCCTTCTGCAATTTTCTTTCCAAAGTTCAATACAACAATGCGACTACAAATTCGCATAACAAGCGGCATATCATGTTCGATTAATAAAATAGTTATATTTAGCGCTTGAATTTTCTTGATCAAATCAAATAAATCATTTGTTTCTTTTTCATTCATTCCTGCAGCTGGCTCGT is a window from the Sporosarcina sp. ANT_H38 genome containing:
- a CDS encoding PLDc N-terminal domain-containing protein gives rise to the protein MSELADIPWNLIMPLIVLQFILMIVALVDVIRHRRTNGPFIMWIFIIILGNLIGPILYFIFGRRQV
- a CDS encoding CsbD family protein, whose product is MTNNGFSDKVKGTVNKVKGETKDQIGNATDNSSLQAEGKFDKLKGKAQNKVGELKDKHSDKDKY
- a CDS encoding ABC transporter ATP-binding protein produces the protein MTALLQVNNLTKKYSTTNVVDAVSFELEEHTATALIGPNGAGKTTTLSMLAGLVSPTGGSIQFQGSAKQDIRSIIGFLPQYPKFFPWLSALEFIEMAARLSGVETRQATMEAKKTMEFVGLGEAVNKKIGTFSGGMKQRLGLAQAIVHKPKLLLLDEPVSALDPVGRRQVMDLLKELQQKTTILYSTHILNDAEEMTDQLLFLRLGKLVEHGSLDDVRARYAEPRIVIEFEGMQELLRFMEVTKWQVTSKELTVSIDVRSEEVEMSSVLSVLSAGDFLVRKVEWQTASLEEIFMKVAVV
- a CDS encoding ABC transporter permease subunit, with product MNGFSTLLQKEWREHTRNFKILWIPLVFIILGILEPVTNHFLPEIMKSVGNMPAEAEFQWPEFKGEDIFQSLLGQYQLIGILIIILAFMGTISGERKNGTATLLYVRPMSFRNYFMSKWIVVNGIVLGSVWFGFMAAWYYIEILFNHVDARELFAFVATYSLWLVFVVTVVLALSAWLPTGGAAGLAILIALVLQIVDALIGTYWTVSPWKLSMYASYWFQSEVDMSHFWMSSGLTMLLIVILIVFGIFMSKRNAAKTTV
- a CDS encoding osmoprotectant ABC transporter substrate-binding protein, translating into MVLPILAASLLIGGCSLPGLGGGDDTIRIATLTSTETSTLGHMIRLMIEKETDLNVEMVENLGTSIIQHQALTSGQVDITAARYTGTDISSILKEEPLADPEEAMALVQEEFDKRFDQVWYDSYGFQNTYALTVTAALAEKEGLETVSDIEKIASDLTLGVDNSWLNRAGDGYEGFVDTYGFEFGEALPMSLGLVYQAVNSGKMDVVLAYSTDGRLKAFNLKTLKDDKQFFPPYESSPVTRKDVIEKHPEIDVILKKLAGKIDGATMTRLNYEADVNKKEPAIVAQEFLDENNYFN
- a CDS encoding DUF3243 domain-containing protein, which produces MDIKDNIAKELSKIDAEKTDQILENFNRFKQFLSEKISKGENLGLNDEQLAKTTEYVANYLAKHEEPRNSEENLLQELWKAGSKEEQHTLAHMLLKMVRQT
- a CDS encoding ABC transporter permease, with the translated sequence MNGLIEFFSEYGSQIATKTWEHLYISFIALLLGILVAVPLGIMLTKVPKIAGFVLGVVGVIQTFPSLAILAFFIPLLGIGKTPAIVALFLYSMLPILRNTFIGVKEVNQDLVEAGRGMGMTALERTMNVELPLAVPVIMAGIRLSAVYLIGWATLASFIGGGGLGDFIFDGLNLFRTDLIIAGALPVTLLALLVDILLGRFESFATPKGIKESRKVVS
- a CDS encoding ABC transporter ATP-binding protein gives rise to the protein MLKLQNVSTFYDKIQALRSVDVTVKEGTIVTILGANGAGKTTMMNTIAGLLKPKEGSIHYLGKDVTGLRPDQLLRKGLALVPEGRGILASMTVLENLEMGAYHRNDDEVNTDLEKAMDRFPILRERQSQLGGTLSGGQQQMLAIARVIMSKPKLLLLDEPSMGLAPLIVADIFKIIKEINEAGTTVLLVEQNARQALKVADYGYVLETGKVVASGNAKELLQDDTIKKAYLGH
- a CDS encoding betaine/proline/choline family ABC transporter ATP-binding protein (Members of the family are the ATP-binding subunit of ABC transporters for substrates such as betaine, L-proline or other amino acids, choline, carnitine, etc. The substrate specificity is best determined from the substrate-binding subunit, rather than this subunit, as it interacts with the permease subunit and not with substrate directly.), whose translation is MLEFKNVSKIYAGGKKAVDNLDLHINAGEFIVFIGPSGCGKTTTMKMINRLVKPTEGKILINGENIMEKNIVQLRRSIGYVIQQIGLFPHMTIRENIALVPRLMKKSVEERNNKADELIELVNMPKEFLDRYPHELSGGQQQRIGVLRALAADPPLILMDEPFGALDPITRDSLQAEFKHLQRTLGKTIIFVTHDMDEAIKLADRIVIMKDGKIVQMGTPDEILRNPANEFVEDFIGKDRLLQAQQHIQTVGQIMNPNPISFQMEGTLSKAVQLMRERRVDSLLVVDENNVLKGLLNVEMIDRGRNMETQVQEVMSTELTVVHEDTLLREATRNILIRGLKYVAVVDEDRRLVGLITRTNLVDIVYDSIWGEGEEQTLGQV
- a CDS encoding ABC transporter permease; translated protein: METLQELWSYYTMNGTYVWDQFVRHFLMSAYGVLFAALVGIPVGILIARYGKLSGWVLSVTNIIQTIPALAMLAVLMLAMGLGPNTVVMSLFLYSLLPIIKNTYTGIKSVEKPILEAGRAMGMTRTQMLFMVELPLSLSVIMAGLRTALVIAIGVATIGAFIGGGGLGSIIIRGTNVTDGASIILAGAIPTALMAVIADLFMGWLERVLSPANRKAVAKQSSLPNTVA